One region of Bacteroidota bacterium genomic DNA includes:
- a CDS encoding peptidylprolyl isomerase produces the protein MTTTAEIHTAKGVMKVEFYEKDAPKTVANFVKLSKSGFYNGLTFHRVIPDFVIQGGCPDGTGAGGPGYSIDCELTGENQYHDKGVLSMAHAGRNTGGSQFFICHNRSNTQHLDRQHTAFGKVTEGVEFIDAIRGGDKIEKIVILEQ, from the coding sequence ATGACAACAACAGCAGAAATTCACACAGCCAAAGGAGTAATGAAAGTAGAGTTTTATGAAAAAGATGCACCAAAAACAGTTGCAAATTTTGTTAAATTGTCCAAAAGCGGATTTTACAATGGACTTACTTTTCACAGGGTTATTCCTGATTTTGTAATACAGGGAGGATGTCCGGATGGCACAGGAGCTGGTGGACCAGGTTATTCCATTGACTGTGAGTTAACAGGCGAGAACCAGTACCATGATAAAGGAGTGCTTTCCATGGCCCATGCCGGAAGAAATACAGGTGGATCACAGTTTTTTATCTGCCATAACAGATCTAATACACAGCACCTAGACCGACAACATACTGCTTTTGGCAAAGTAACAGAAGGTGTTGAGTTTATTGACGCCATAAGGGGTGGTGATAAAATTGAAAAAATTGTAATCCTTGAACAATAG
- a CDS encoding peptidase M61, producing MFNFKAYFPKTLSPSLIISMLAVFCLFSLTEIQAQAKYEITANLEKVKKDKVKVIVKTPIVKEDKVSWIMPSVIPGSYSLKDFGRFIENFIAFDEKGKKLKVTKEGNNVFHIEDATRLSRIEYLVNDTWDASNDNYIFQPGGTNIDAGKSFVINHQGFWGYLEGYKMLPYEISILKPDNLFGSTALEIKNISSNMDILFASDYVKLVDNPVMYSIPDTVSFMSGNTRIVVSVFSETGVVRAEKVKEYLVPLATSLTDFFGQMPVDKYYFLMYFPEYVQKKDKKLGITTYGGYGALEHSYSSFYFLPEFNNPERVKSMVLSIASHEFLHILTPLNIHSQEIGDFNFRDPKMSKHLWMYEGVTEYFADLIQVRNKFTTYEEFKTEIKAKINKAATYPDVSFTDMSQNILTDQYKEMYSNVYSKGALLGFLLDIRLQELSNGKQSLKDVMLDLSKKYGPNKSFKDDELIDEIISMTSPEIKHYFDNYVIGNKPLPYAEYFNKIGWRFIESRQDSMKTFGKISFTYDAKKEQFLVMNSNIKENAFGLENGDAILSVNDQALTISNYNELLNPIIETRSLQEITLVYKRGLDTLTSKAIPKSVMVEVKNIIEFIPNPTESQLQLRNSLLGF from the coding sequence ATGTTTAATTTCAAAGCATATTTTCCTAAAACGCTAAGTCCTTCCTTGATAATTTCAATGCTTGCAGTTTTTTGCCTGTTTTCCTTAACTGAAATTCAGGCTCAGGCTAAATATGAAATAACTGCTAATCTTGAAAAAGTAAAAAAGGATAAGGTAAAAGTAATTGTTAAAACCCCTATAGTAAAAGAGGACAAGGTTTCATGGATTATGCCTTCAGTAATTCCTGGTTCATATTCTTTGAAGGATTTTGGAAGATTTATTGAAAATTTTATTGCTTTTGATGAAAAAGGAAAAAAATTAAAAGTAACAAAGGAGGGAAATAATGTTTTTCATATTGAGGATGCAACTCGTCTTAGTCGCATTGAATATTTGGTTAACGATACCTGGGATGCTTCAAATGACAATTATATTTTTCAACCCGGTGGTACCAATATAGATGCAGGTAAGAGTTTTGTTATAAATCATCAGGGATTTTGGGGTTATCTGGAAGGATATAAGATGTTGCCCTATGAAATAAGTATATTAAAACCAGATAATCTTTTTGGATCTACGGCCCTGGAAATTAAAAATATTTCCTCAAACATGGATATTCTTTTTGCCAGTGATTATGTAAAGCTTGTAGATAACCCGGTTATGTACAGTATACCCGATACTGTAAGTTTTATGAGTGGAAACACTAGAATTGTAGTTTCGGTATTTTCAGAAACAGGTGTTGTTAGGGCCGAAAAAGTAAAAGAATATCTAGTTCCCCTTGCCACATCCTTAACTGATTTTTTCGGGCAAATGCCTGTTGACAAATACTATTTTTTAATGTATTTCCCCGAATATGTTCAGAAAAAAGATAAAAAACTTGGAATTACCACCTATGGCGGATACGGTGCCTTAGAACATTCATACAGTTCATTTTATTTTTTACCGGAATTCAATAATCCAGAACGGGTAAAATCTATGGTGTTGAGTATTGCTTCACATGAATTTCTTCATATTTTAACCCCTCTGAATATTCATAGCCAGGAAATAGGTGATTTTAATTTCAGGGATCCAAAAATGTCAAAGCATTTATGGATGTATGAGGGTGTTACTGAATATTTTGCTGATTTAATCCAGGTAAGGAATAAATTCACTACTTACGAAGAATTTAAAACTGAAATAAAAGCAAAAATAAATAAGGCCGCCACCTATCCTGATGTTTCATTTACTGATATGAGTCAAAATATTTTGACAGATCAATATAAGGAAATGTACAGCAATGTTTACAGTAAGGGAGCCTTATTAGGGTTCTTGCTTGACATTAGGCTTCAGGAACTTAGCAATGGGAAACAAAGCCTTAAAGATGTTATGCTTGATTTGTCTAAAAAGTACGGACCCAATAAATCATTTAAAGATGATGAATTAATAGATGAAATAATTTCCATGACTTCTCCTGAAATAAAACACTATTTTGATAATTATGTTATTGGAAATAAACCGCTTCCCTATGCTGAATATTTCAATAAAATAGGATGGAGGTTTATTGAATCAAGACAAGATAGTATGAAAACATTTGGAAAAATAAGTTTTACCTATGATGCAAAAAAAGAACAATTCCTGGTAATGAATTCCAATATAAAGGAAAATGCTTTTGGCCTGGAAAATGGGGATGCAATTTTGTCGGTAAATGATCAAGCCCTTACAATTTCTAATTACAATGAGCTGTTGAATCCCATTATTGAAACCAGAAGTTTGCAGGAAATAACTTTAGTATATAAAAGAGGTTTAGATACTTTAACTTCAAAAGCAATTCCTAAATCTGTTATGGTAGAAGTAAAAAATATAATTGAATTTATCCCTAATCCAACTGAAAGTCAACTCCAACTTAGAAACTCATTGCTTGGATTTTAG
- a CDS encoding deoxyribonuclease IV: MLLGVHCSIAGGYENAFLESKRLGINTFQIFTKNQRQWREREISETEGNLFRENLIKFGIVTAFSHTSYLINVASSNEIIRERSLFSLASEVKRCQQLGLAFTVLHPGSFKNSTLKEGIINIADALIAVLESTEQSNVKILLENTAGQGSSIGGRFEHLAEIIKHVGSPRIGICFDTCHAFASGYDIRKKEGFEITMDKLDKIVGINKLFAFHFNDSKGELASKLDRHEHIGKGKLGLEPFKEIMKWFPDIPKVLETPKENDMDKVNLRVLNELALSSINSF, from the coding sequence ATGTTGCTTGGGGTTCATTGTTCAATTGCTGGGGGATATGAAAATGCCTTTCTTGAGTCAAAAAGACTTGGAATTAATACGTTCCAAATATTTACAAAGAACCAGCGCCAATGGAGAGAAAGAGAAATTTCAGAAACAGAGGGGAATTTATTCAGAGAAAATTTGATTAAATTCGGAATAGTAACAGCTTTTTCGCATACAAGTTACCTTATAAATGTTGCAAGTTCAAATGAAATAATTAGGGAAAGATCACTATTTTCTCTTGCTTCGGAAGTTAAACGCTGTCAGCAATTAGGACTTGCATTTACTGTGCTTCATCCCGGTTCATTTAAAAATTCAACTTTAAAAGAAGGGATTATCAATATTGCAGATGCGCTTATTGCAGTTTTGGAAAGTACTGAGCAATCAAATGTGAAAATATTGTTGGAGAATACCGCAGGGCAAGGTTCAAGCATAGGAGGAAGGTTCGAACATTTAGCTGAAATTATAAAACATGTTGGATCTCCCCGTATTGGGATATGTTTTGATACCTGCCATGCCTTTGCTTCAGGTTATGATATTCGCAAGAAGGAAGGTTTTGAAATTACTATGGACAAGCTGGATAAAATCGTAGGGATTAATAAACTGTTTGCCTTTCACTTTAATGACTCTAAGGGAGAATTAGCGAGTAAACTGGATAGGCACGAACATATAGGAAAAGGTAAATTAGGACTTGAGCCTTTCAAAGAGATTATGAAGTGGTTTCCGGATATACCAAAGGTTTTGGAAACACCAAAGGAAAATGACATGGATAAAGTAAATCTAAGGGTATTGAATGAATTAGCATTGTCCTCTATAAACTCTTTTTAG
- the fabG gene encoding 3-oxoacyl-[acyl-carrier-protein] reductase, with the protein MKLLEGKVALVTGASRGIGKAIAEKFAQQGANVAFTYLSSVEKGKALEEELAAFGIKAKGYRSNAADFKAAEELVNSVVADFGALHIVVNNAGITKDNLLMRMTEEAWDDVINTNLKSVFNITKAAQRPMLKQRYGSIINMSSVVGVNGNPGQSNYSASKAGINGFTKSIAKELGSRNIRCNAIAPGFIETEMTAALDPAVVQSWRDSIPLKRGGTPEDVANLTLFLASDMSSYITGQVYNVCGGMLT; encoded by the coding sequence ATGAAATTACTTGAAGGAAAAGTTGCTCTTGTTACCGGTGCATCAAGAGGTATTGGCAAGGCTATTGCTGAAAAATTTGCTCAGCAGGGCGCAAATGTTGCTTTTACTTATTTATCATCCGTTGAAAAAGGAAAAGCACTCGAGGAAGAATTGGCTGCATTTGGAATAAAAGCAAAAGGGTACCGTTCCAATGCCGCTGATTTTAAAGCTGCTGAGGAACTTGTGAATTCTGTGGTTGCAGATTTTGGTGCTTTGCATATTGTGGTTAACAATGCAGGTATTACAAAGGATAACCTGTTAATGCGAATGACAGAAGAAGCCTGGGATGATGTGATAAACACCAATTTAAAATCGGTTTTTAATATTACCAAAGCCGCTCAAAGACCAATGCTTAAGCAGCGTTACGGATCTATAATTAATATGAGTTCAGTTGTTGGAGTTAATGGAAATCCAGGGCAATCGAATTATTCAGCCTCAAAAGCAGGGATTAACGGCTTTACAAAATCTATTGCCAAAGAACTTGGATCAAGGAATATACGTTGCAATGCTATTGCTCCAGGATTTATTGAAACAGAAATGACGGCTGCTCTTGATCCTGCTGTAGTACAAAGCTGGAGAGACTCTATTCCATTAAAAAGAGGAGGTACTCCTGAGGATGTTGCAAATCTTACTCTTTTTCTTGCTTCTGATATGTCATCCTACATTACCGGACAGGTTTACAATGTATGTGGTGGAATGTTAACCTGA
- the murQ gene encoding N-acetylmuramic acid 6-phosphate etherase, with product MSLKITESSSLYNNIEKMSSIEILKCINKEDHSVPLAIEAALPQIEKLVDAIAEKMMAGGRLFYLGAGTSGRLGIVDASECPPTYGIPHGMVVGLIAGGDNAIRKAVEFAEDDTQQGWKDLQEHEISAQDVVLGITASGSTPYVVGAIQKCRENGIVTGGISCNPQSELCKQALFPIEVIVGPEFITGSTRMKSGTAQKLVLNMISTTVMVKLGKVKGNKMVDMQLSNVKLIDRGTKMVMDALNVPYQTANSLLKKFGSVRKAIENAQESQ from the coding sequence ATGAGCCTAAAAATCACAGAAAGCTCTTCTCTGTATAACAACATTGAGAAGATGTCAAGCATTGAAATTCTTAAATGCATAAATAAAGAGGATCATTCTGTACCACTTGCCATAGAAGCTGCATTGCCACAAATTGAAAAACTTGTGGATGCCATAGCAGAAAAAATGATGGCAGGTGGAAGGCTCTTTTATTTAGGAGCTGGAACCAGCGGACGATTAGGAATTGTTGATGCTTCTGAATGCCCTCCTACCTATGGTATTCCTCATGGTATGGTTGTAGGGCTGATTGCTGGTGGAGATAATGCAATAAGAAAAGCAGTGGAATTTGCCGAAGATGATACACAACAAGGTTGGAAAGACCTTCAGGAACACGAAATTTCAGCACAAGATGTTGTATTGGGAATAACCGCATCCGGATCAACTCCTTATGTTGTTGGTGCAATACAAAAATGCAGGGAAAATGGTATTGTAACCGGCGGAATTAGTTGCAATCCTCAAAGTGAATTATGCAAACAGGCCTTATTTCCAATTGAGGTAATTGTAGGTCCCGAATTTATAACCGGAAGTACAAGAATGAAATCAGGAACTGCTCAAAAGCTGGTTTTAAATATGATTTCAACAACCGTAATGGTTAAACTTGGAAAGGTAAAAGGAAACAAAATGGTTGATATGCAACTTAGCAATGTGAAATTAATCGACCGTGGAACTAAAATGGTAATGGATGCATTAAATGTTCCCTATCAAACAGCCAATAGTCTTTTAAAGAAATTTGGAAGTGTTAGGAAAGCCATTGAAAATGCACAGGAATCACAATAA
- a CDS encoding pseudouridine synthase: MHRHFIFHKPFGYLSQFVLESKKKKKLLGELYNFPEKTMSIGRLDEQSEGLLLLTTNGKVSANICSNKIEKEYYVQLDGLITNKAIDLLKQGVEIGIRNIKYQTLPCTAFKLNEFPAFGERGRKIRDDRHGPTCWVSITIKEGKFRQIRKMTAAVGFPTLRLVRVRVGNIHLENLLAGEVIEVAELKI; this comes from the coding sequence ATTCATAGGCATTTTATTTTTCATAAACCTTTTGGCTACCTAAGCCAGTTTGTGCTGGAATCAAAAAAGAAGAAAAAATTACTAGGTGAATTGTATAATTTCCCTGAAAAAACTATGTCAATTGGCCGACTTGATGAACAAAGCGAAGGCTTGCTTTTATTAACCACAAACGGTAAAGTAAGTGCCAATATTTGTAGCAATAAAATAGAAAAAGAGTATTACGTACAATTGGATGGACTTATAACAAACAAGGCAATTGACTTGTTAAAACAGGGAGTTGAAATAGGAATCAGAAATATTAAATATCAAACCCTGCCCTGCACTGCATTTAAACTCAATGAATTTCCCGCTTTCGGAGAGCGTGGTCGTAAAATAAGAGATGACAGACATGGCCCTACTTGCTGGGTTTCAATTACCATTAAAGAAGGAAAATTCAGGCAAATCAGAAAAATGACTGCAGCAGTGGGTTTTCCTACACTTCGCCTTGTAAGGGTGCGCGTTGGAAATATTCATCTTGAAAATTTACTGGCTGGTGAAGTTATTGAAGTGGCTGAACTAAAAATTTAA